A single genomic interval of Streptomyces sp. NBC_00663 harbors:
- a CDS encoding RICIN domain-containing protein, translating into MSEHTAQQAGTAHAPAPGVPWEDVSAVRAYAGAFCGKQHTAAELAAEVLSHAAHRQGPTGRLELLTAVRRTAATWVRDERAALLRPGFRSWSQRAADTFGPVDTLRRVEHTSLLLAAFATLADQQRAALWLCRAEQGETAFAAQVLGSSEEFAESMAETARARLADGFLRLRAERTADARCVHYGTMLGAIARGTHRETPDDLLQHLDGCRFCTHDVTVLHTLTSGPAEELRALLVDQVLVWGGPAYRAAQQPRPETAAPAPREPAPEPRTVPPAPEAPRGRRPVLAVAVAVVVTAVATTAALKLLGGEDSTAQAANAATAPAATGPAPTSAAPSPSTGASIATLALENTATGRCVAADAGTSFDNAPKAAACTEGPTQQWKVVPSGKNTYALEHVSSTFCLDIAGDRVTGDPMQLRPCAYQQGADAPYPEDQAFLLKTRADGTFTLVCQDNQHIAVGIRAGEVRMLATAGSGEAISFKATANLTKALGD; encoded by the coding sequence ATGTCCGAGCACACCGCACAGCAAGCCGGTACCGCCCACGCCCCGGCGCCGGGTGTGCCGTGGGAGGACGTGTCGGCGGTACGCGCCTACGCGGGCGCGTTCTGCGGCAAGCAGCACACCGCCGCCGAACTCGCCGCCGAGGTCCTCAGTCACGCCGCGCACCGCCAAGGCCCCACCGGCCGCCTGGAACTGCTGACCGCCGTCCGCCGCACCGCGGCCACCTGGGTCCGCGACGAACGGGCGGCGCTGCTGCGCCCGGGGTTCCGGTCCTGGTCGCAGCGCGCGGCCGACACGTTCGGGCCGGTCGACACCCTGCGCCGGGTGGAGCACACCTCGCTGCTCCTGGCCGCCTTCGCCACCCTGGCCGACCAGCAGCGCGCCGCGCTGTGGCTGTGCCGGGCCGAGCAGGGCGAGACGGCGTTCGCCGCCCAGGTCCTCGGCTCCTCGGAGGAGTTCGCCGAGTCCATGGCGGAGACGGCCCGCGCCCGGCTGGCCGACGGGTTCCTGCGGCTGCGCGCCGAACGCACGGCGGACGCCCGCTGTGTGCACTACGGCACCATGCTCGGCGCGATCGCCCGCGGCACCCACCGCGAGACCCCCGACGACCTCCTCCAGCATCTGGACGGCTGCCGGTTCTGCACCCACGACGTCACCGTCCTGCACACGCTCACCTCCGGCCCCGCTGAGGAACTGCGCGCCCTGCTGGTCGACCAGGTGCTGGTGTGGGGCGGCCCGGCCTACCGGGCGGCACAGCAGCCCCGGCCGGAGACGGCGGCCCCGGCGCCCCGGGAACCCGCCCCGGAGCCCCGGACCGTGCCTCCCGCACCCGAGGCCCCCCGCGGACGCCGCCCCGTCCTCGCCGTGGCCGTCGCGGTCGTCGTCACCGCCGTGGCCACCACGGCCGCCCTGAAGCTGCTCGGCGGCGAGGACTCCACCGCCCAGGCCGCGAACGCCGCCACCGCCCCTGCCGCCACCGGCCCGGCGCCGACGTCCGCCGCTCCCTCCCCGAGCACCGGCGCGTCGATCGCCACCCTCGCCCTGGAGAACACCGCCACCGGACGCTGCGTCGCCGCCGACGCCGGCACCTCCTTCGACAACGCCCCGAAGGCGGCGGCCTGCACGGAGGGCCCGACCCAACAGTGGAAGGTCGTCCCCTCCGGCAAGAACACGTACGCCCTGGAGCACGTCTCCTCGACGTTCTGCCTCGACATCGCGGGCGACCGCGTCACCGGCGACCCCATGCAACTGCGCCCCTGCGCCTACCAGCAGGGCGCCGACGCCCCCTACCCCGAGGACCAGGCGTTCCTCCTCAAGACCCGTGCGGACGGCACCTTCACTCTCGTGTGCCAGGACAACCAGCACATCGCCGTCGGCATCCGCGCCGGCGAGGTCCGCATGCTGGCGACCGCCGGGAGCGGCGAGGCGATCAGCTTCAAGGCCACCGCGAACCTGACGAAGGCACTCGGCGACTGA
- a CDS encoding beta-N-acetylhexosaminidase: MRRKRRTTPRTTRVLGALLLVAVGSLTVGAAPAPAGATPLDQVIPAPTKVTPGGSPYRITTKTRIGVDGSREVRRVGEYLAGVLRPSTGYRLPVRAGHGGDIQLRLAKGPFGAEGYRLDSGAKGVTITAARPAGLFHGVQTLRQLLPAKVEKDTVQSGPWLVAGGAVTDSPRYGWRGAMLDVSRHFFTVDQVKRYIDQLALYKVNKLHLHLSDDQGWRLAIDSWPRLTTHGGSTQVGGGPGGFYTKDDYREIVRYATSRYLEVVPEIDMPGHTNAALASYADLNCDGVAPPLYTGTDVGFSSLCVGKDRTYDFVDDVIRELAALTPGRYLHIGGDEAHSTSHEDYVTFMDRVQPIVAKYGKTVMGWHQLTGATPAKGAVAQYWGLDDTSAEEKAQVAKAAQNGTGVVLSPADRVYLDMKYTADTPLGQDWAGLVEVRRSYDWDPGDYLPGVPGSAVRGVEAPLWTETIVTSADLEYMAFPRLAGVAELGWSSAATHDWERYKVRLAAQAERWEALGISYYQSPQVPW; encoded by the coding sequence GTGAGACGGAAGCGCAGAACGACTCCCCGTACGACCCGAGTTCTGGGTGCGTTGCTGCTCGTGGCGGTGGGCTCGCTCACTGTGGGTGCGGCGCCGGCGCCCGCCGGGGCCACACCGCTCGACCAGGTGATTCCGGCGCCCACGAAGGTGACGCCGGGCGGATCGCCGTACCGCATCACGACGAAGACCCGTATCGGTGTGGACGGCTCGCGGGAGGTGCGCCGGGTCGGCGAGTACCTCGCGGGGGTGCTCCGACCGTCCACCGGCTATCGGCTGCCGGTGCGTGCGGGGCACGGCGGGGACATTCAACTGCGGCTCGCCAAAGGCCCGTTCGGTGCCGAGGGGTACCGGCTCGACAGCGGGGCCAAGGGGGTCACCATCACCGCCGCGCGGCCCGCCGGACTCTTCCACGGGGTGCAGACCCTGCGGCAGCTGCTGCCGGCGAAGGTCGAGAAGGACACCGTGCAGTCCGGCCCGTGGCTGGTCGCGGGCGGCGCCGTCACCGACAGCCCGCGGTACGGCTGGCGCGGTGCCATGCTCGACGTGTCCCGGCACTTCTTCACCGTGGACCAAGTGAAGCGGTACATCGACCAGTTGGCGCTCTACAAGGTCAACAAGCTGCATCTGCATCTCAGCGACGACCAGGGCTGGCGCCTCGCGATCGACTCCTGGCCGCGCCTCACCACCCACGGCGGCTCCACACAGGTCGGCGGCGGCCCCGGCGGCTTCTACACCAAGGACGACTACCGGGAGATCGTCCGCTACGCCACCTCCCGCTATCTGGAGGTCGTCCCCGAGATCGACATGCCGGGGCACACCAACGCGGCGCTCGCCTCGTACGCCGACCTGAACTGTGACGGCGTGGCGCCACCGCTCTACACGGGCACCGACGTCGGCTTCAGCTCGCTGTGCGTCGGCAAGGACCGCACCTACGACTTCGTCGACGACGTGATCCGGGAGCTGGCCGCGCTCACGCCGGGGCGGTATCTCCACATCGGCGGGGACGAGGCGCACTCGACCAGCCATGAGGACTACGTCACGTTCATGGACCGGGTGCAGCCGATCGTCGCCAAGTACGGGAAGACCGTGATGGGTTGGCATCAGCTCACCGGGGCGACTCCGGCGAAGGGGGCCGTGGCGCAGTACTGGGGACTGGACGACACCAGCGCCGAGGAGAAGGCGCAGGTGGCCAAGGCCGCGCAGAACGGTACGGGGGTTGTTCTGTCGCCCGCCGACCGCGTCTACCTCGACATGAAGTACACCGCGGACACGCCGTTGGGGCAGGACTGGGCCGGGCTGGTGGAGGTGCGGCGGTCGTACGACTGGGATCCGGGCGACTATCTGCCGGGGGTGCCTGGTTCAGCTGTGCGGGGGGTCGAGGCGCCGTTGTGGACCGAGACGATCGTGACGTCCGCGGACCTCGAGTACATGGCGTTTCCGAGGCTGGCGGGGGTGGCCGAGCTGGGGTGGTCGTCGGCTGCGACGCATGACTGGGAGCGGTACAAGGTGCGGCTTGCTGCGCAGGCTGAGCGGTGGGAGGCGTTGGGGATCAGCTATTACCAGTCGCCTCAAGTGCCCTGGTGA
- a CDS encoding IucA/IucC family protein — MTLADSVAHLSPERWEKANRLLIRKALAEFAHERLITPEATADGRFEVRSDDGLTRYGFTATRRALDHWQVDADSISRHRDGVDRPLAALDFFIELRKSLGLSDEILPVYLEEISSTLSGTCYKLTKPQIPVAELVGSGFQAIETGMTEGHPCFVANNGRLGFGIHEYLSYAPETASPVRLVWLAAHRSRAAFTAGVGIEYETFVRDELGEATVDRFHATLTAQGLDPADYLLIPVHPWQWWNKLSVTFAAEVARRHLVCLGEGDDEYLAQQSIRTFFNSSHPEKHYVKTALSVINMGFMRGLSAAYMEATPAINDWLAQLIDNDPVLKATGLSIIRERAAVGYRHLEYEAATDRYSPYRKMLAALWRESPVASLQDGESLATMASLVHVDHEGNSFAGALIEQSGLTPVEWLRRYLTAYFTPLLHSFYAYDLVYMPHGENVILALKDGAVTRAIYKDIAEEIAVMDVDAVLPPTVERLRVDVPEDKKLLSVFTDVFDCFFRFLAANLATEGILEEDDFWRTVADITREYQASVPELAEKFQRYDMFAPEFALSCLNRLQLRDNKQMVDLADPAGALQLVGNLKNPIAGF, encoded by the coding sequence ATGACCCTCGCCGACTCCGTGGCCCACCTCTCCCCCGAGCGCTGGGAGAAGGCCAACCGCCTCCTCATCCGCAAGGCTCTCGCCGAGTTCGCGCACGAGCGGCTCATCACGCCGGAGGCCACCGCCGACGGCCGCTTCGAGGTCCGCAGCGACGACGGTCTGACCCGCTACGGGTTCACCGCCACCCGCCGCGCCCTCGACCACTGGCAGGTCGACGCCGACTCGATCTCCCGTCACCGAGACGGCGTCGACCGCCCCCTCGCCGCTCTGGACTTCTTCATCGAGCTGAGGAAGTCGCTGGGCCTGAGCGACGAGATCCTGCCGGTGTACCTGGAGGAGATCTCCTCCACCCTCTCCGGCACCTGCTACAAGCTCACCAAGCCGCAGATCCCGGTGGCGGAGCTCGTCGGCAGCGGCTTCCAGGCCATCGAGACCGGCATGACCGAGGGCCACCCCTGTTTCGTCGCCAACAACGGCCGGCTCGGCTTCGGCATCCACGAGTACCTGTCGTACGCCCCCGAGACGGCAAGCCCGGTCCGCCTGGTCTGGCTGGCCGCGCACCGCTCGCGGGCGGCCTTCACCGCGGGTGTCGGGATCGAGTACGAGACCTTCGTGCGCGACGAGCTGGGCGAGGCGACGGTCGACCGCTTCCACGCCACGCTCACCGCCCAGGGCCTCGACCCCGCCGACTACCTCCTCATCCCGGTCCACCCCTGGCAATGGTGGAACAAGCTCAGCGTCACCTTCGCCGCCGAGGTCGCCCGCCGCCACCTCGTCTGCCTGGGCGAGGGCGACGACGAGTATCTGGCCCAGCAGTCGATCCGGACCTTCTTCAACTCCTCCCACCCCGAGAAGCACTATGTGAAGACGGCCCTGTCCGTCATCAACATGGGCTTCATGCGCGGCCTTTCGGCGGCGTACATGGAGGCCACCCCGGCCATCAACGACTGGCTGGCCCAACTCATCGACAACGACCCGGTGTTGAAGGCCACCGGGCTGTCGATCATCCGCGAGCGCGCGGCCGTCGGCTACCGCCACCTGGAGTACGAGGCGGCGACGGACCGCTACTCGCCGTACCGCAAGATGCTGGCCGCGCTGTGGCGCGAGAGCCCGGTCGCCTCCCTCCAGGACGGGGAGTCGTTGGCGACGATGGCGTCCCTGGTCCACGTCGACCACGAGGGCAACTCCTTCGCGGGCGCCCTGATCGAGCAGTCGGGCCTGACACCGGTGGAGTGGCTGCGCCGCTACCTCACGGCGTACTTCACCCCGCTCCTCCACAGCTTCTACGCCTACGACCTGGTCTACATGCCGCACGGCGAGAACGTGATCCTGGCCCTGAAGGATGGCGCGGTGACCCGCGCGATCTACAAGGACATCGCCGAGGAGATCGCCGTCATGGACGTCGACGCGGTCCTCCCGCCGACCGTCGAACGCCTCCGCGTGGACGTGCCGGAGGACAAGAAGCTCCTCTCCGTCTTCACGGACGTCTTCGACTGCTTCTTCCGCTTCCTCGCCGCGAACCTCGCCACCGAGGGAATCCTGGAGGAGGACGACTTCTGGCGGACGGTCGCGGACATCACCCGCGAGTACCAGGCCTCGGTCCCCGAACTCGCCGAGAAGTTCCAGCGGTACGACATGTTCGCCCCGGAGTTCGCCCTGTCCTGCCTCAACCGCCTCCAACTGCGCGACAACAAGCAGATGGTGGACCTGGCAGACCCGGCGGGCGCACTCCAACTGGTCGGCAACCTGAAGAACCCGATCGCCGGGTTCTGA
- a CDS encoding GNAT family N-acetyltransferase codes for MTTPRTFAFRPLDPLKDAELLHGWVTHPKAAFWMMQDAKLEDVERAYMEIAADEHHHALLGLDEYGVPVFLMEKYDPAHRELVGLYEPLPGDVGMHFLTPATDTPVHGFTRSVITAVMAQLFEDPAVERVVVEPDVSNKAVHALNEAVGFVPEREIQKPEKRALLSFCTRERFFAATEVPA; via the coding sequence ATGACCACCCCCCGCACCTTCGCCTTCCGCCCCCTCGACCCGCTCAAGGACGCCGAGCTGCTGCACGGCTGGGTCACCCACCCCAAGGCCGCGTTCTGGATGATGCAGGACGCGAAACTGGAGGACGTCGAGCGGGCGTACATGGAGATAGCCGCCGACGAGCACCACCACGCGCTGCTGGGTCTCGACGAGTACGGCGTCCCCGTCTTCCTGATGGAGAAGTACGACCCCGCCCACCGTGAACTGGTGGGCCTGTACGAGCCGTTGCCGGGTGACGTCGGCATGCATTTCCTCACCCCCGCGACCGACACCCCGGTCCACGGCTTCACCCGGTCCGTCATCACCGCCGTCATGGCCCAACTCTTCGAGGACCCGGCCGTCGAGCGGGTCGTCGTCGAACCGGACGTCTCCAACAAGGCCGTCCACGCCCTCAACGAGGCAGTCGGATTCGTGCCCGAGCGGGAGATCCAGAAGCCGGAGAAGAGGGCTCTGCTCAGCTTCTGCACCCGCGAGCGGTTCTTCGCAGCGACGGAGGTGCCCGCATGA
- a CDS encoding lysine N(6)-hydroxylase/L-ornithine N(5)-oxygenase family protein has protein sequence MTARPETPTKTHDFVGIGLGPFNLGLACLTEPIDELDGVFLESKPDFEWHAGMFLEGAHLQTPFMSDLVTLADPTSPYSFLNYLKEKGRLYSFYIRENFYPLRVEYDDYCRWAANKLSSVRFSTTVAEVTYEDGVYVVTTTAGDVFRARHLVLGTGTSPHYPEAVRGLGGDFFHNSRYMQNKAELQKKESITIVGSGQSAAEIYYDLLAEIDVYGYRLNWVTRSPRFFPLEYTKLTLEMTSPEYIDYYRELPEATRYRLTAQQKGLFKGIDGDLINEIFDLLYQKNLGGPVPTRLLTNSALNSARYENGTYTLSFRQEEQEKEYDLQTQGLVLATGYKYAEPQFLTPVKDRLRYDSQGNFDVARNYSIDTTGRGVFLQNAGVHTHSITSPDLGMGAYRNSYIIRELLGTEYYPVEKTIAFQEFSV, from the coding sequence TTGACCGCGCGTCCTGAAACCCCGACCAAAACCCACGACTTCGTGGGCATCGGGCTCGGCCCGTTCAACCTCGGCCTCGCCTGTCTCACCGAGCCCATCGACGAACTCGACGGTGTCTTCCTGGAGTCGAAGCCCGACTTCGAATGGCACGCGGGCATGTTCCTCGAAGGCGCCCACCTCCAGACGCCGTTCATGTCGGACCTGGTCACGCTGGCCGACCCGACCTCGCCGTACTCCTTCCTGAACTACCTGAAGGAGAAGGGCCGACTGTACTCGTTCTACATCCGGGAGAACTTCTACCCGCTGCGCGTCGAGTACGACGACTACTGCCGCTGGGCCGCGAACAAGCTGAGCAGCGTCCGCTTCAGCACGACGGTCGCCGAAGTGACGTACGAGGACGGCGTGTACGTCGTCACGACGACCGCGGGTGACGTCTTCCGCGCCCGTCATCTCGTCCTCGGCACCGGCACCTCCCCCCACTACCCGGAGGCCGTACGCGGCCTCGGCGGTGACTTCTTCCACAACTCCCGCTACATGCAGAACAAGGCGGAGCTCCAGAAGAAGGAGTCGATCACGATCGTCGGCTCCGGGCAGTCCGCCGCCGAGATCTACTACGACCTCCTCGCCGAGATCGACGTGTACGGCTACCGCCTCAACTGGGTGACTCGCTCCCCCCGCTTCTTCCCCCTCGAATACACCAAGCTCACGCTGGAGATGACCTCCCCGGAGTACATCGACTACTACCGCGAGCTGCCCGAGGCCACCCGCTACCGGCTCACGGCCCAGCAGAAGGGCCTGTTCAAGGGCATCGACGGCGATCTCATCAACGAGATCTTCGACCTGCTCTACCAGAAGAACCTCGGCGGGCCCGTCCCCACCCGGCTGCTCACCAACTCCGCGCTGAACAGCGCGCGTTACGAGAACGGCACGTACACCCTCTCCTTCCGCCAGGAGGAGCAGGAGAAGGAGTACGACCTCCAGACGCAGGGCCTGGTCCTCGCCACCGGATACAAGTACGCCGAGCCCCAGTTCCTGACCCCCGTCAAGGACCGGCTGCGCTACGACTCGCAGGGCAACTTCGACGTCGCCCGCAACTACTCGATCGACACCACCGGCCGCGGCGTCTTCCTCCAGAACGCCGGCGTGCACACCCACAGCATCACCTCGCCCGACCTGGGCATGGGTGCGTACCGCAACAGCTACATCATCCGTGAGCTGCTCGGCACCGAGTACTACCCGGTCGAGAAGACGATCGCGTTCCAGGAGTTCTCCGTATGA
- the desA gene encoding lysine decarboxylase DesA — translation MRSHLLNDTTAEQYRRSVTEGIERVAAKLAATDRPFTGVTVDALAPTIDAIDLDKPLLDTGAVLDELEDVYLRDAVYFHHPRYLAHLNCPVVIPAVLGEAILSAVNSSLDTWDQSAGGTLIERKLIDWTTARIGLGPAADGVFTSGGTQSNLQALLLAREEAKTDTTAKLRIFASEVSHFSVKKSAKLLGLSPDSVVTIPVDQNKRMQTVALAHELERCKAAGLVPMAVVATAGTTDFGSIDPLPEIAELCSQYGTWMHVDAAYGCGLLASVKYRGRIDGIERADSVTVDYHKSFFQPVSSSAVLVRDAATLRHATYHAEYLNPKRMVQERIPNQVDKSLQTTRRFDALKLWVTLRTMGADGIGQLFDEVCDLAAEGWQILAADPRYDVVVEPTLSTLVFRYIPAAVTDPAEIDRANLYARKALFASGDAVVAGTKVQGRHYLKFTLLNPETTTEDIAAVLDLIAGHAEQYLGESLDRAS, via the coding sequence ATGCGCTCGCACCTGCTCAATGACACGACCGCGGAGCAGTACCGCCGCTCCGTGACCGAAGGTATCGAGCGGGTGGCAGCCAAACTCGCCGCCACCGACCGTCCGTTCACCGGTGTCACCGTCGACGCCCTCGCCCCGACCATCGACGCGATCGACCTCGACAAGCCGCTGCTGGACACCGGCGCGGTGCTCGACGAGCTGGAGGACGTCTACCTCCGCGACGCGGTCTACTTCCACCACCCCCGCTATCTCGCCCACCTCAACTGCCCGGTCGTCATCCCGGCCGTGCTCGGCGAGGCGATCCTGTCCGCGGTCAACTCCTCCCTGGACACCTGGGACCAGTCGGCCGGCGGCACCCTCATCGAGCGCAAGCTCATCGACTGGACGACCGCCCGGATCGGCCTCGGCCCGGCCGCCGACGGCGTGTTCACCTCCGGCGGCACCCAGTCCAACCTCCAGGCGCTGCTGCTCGCCCGCGAGGAAGCGAAGACGGACACCACGGCCAAACTGCGCATCTTCGCCTCCGAGGTCAGCCACTTCAGCGTCAAGAAGTCCGCCAAACTCCTCGGCCTCTCCCCCGACTCCGTGGTCACCATCCCCGTCGACCAGAACAAGCGGATGCAGACCGTCGCGCTCGCCCATGAGCTGGAGCGCTGCAAGGCCGCCGGTCTCGTGCCGATGGCCGTCGTCGCCACCGCCGGCACCACCGACTTCGGCTCCATCGACCCGCTGCCCGAGATCGCCGAGCTGTGCTCGCAGTACGGCACCTGGATGCATGTCGACGCCGCGTACGGCTGCGGACTGCTCGCCTCGGTGAAGTACCGCGGCCGGATCGACGGCATCGAGCGCGCCGACTCGGTCACCGTCGACTATCACAAGTCCTTCTTCCAGCCGGTGAGTTCGTCCGCCGTCCTGGTCCGCGACGCGGCCACGCTCCGCCACGCGACCTACCACGCCGAGTACCTCAACCCGAAGCGCATGGTGCAGGAGCGCATCCCCAACCAGGTCGACAAGTCCCTTCAGACCACCCGCCGGTTCGATGCCCTGAAGCTGTGGGTGACGCTGCGGACGATGGGCGCCGACGGCATCGGGCAGCTCTTCGACGAGGTCTGCGACCTGGCCGCCGAGGGCTGGCAGATCCTCGCCGCCGACCCGCGCTACGACGTCGTGGTCGAGCCGACGCTCTCCACCCTCGTCTTCCGCTACATCCCGGCAGCCGTGACCGATCCCGCCGAGATCGACCGCGCCAACCTCTACGCCCGCAAGGCCCTGTTCGCCTCCGGCGACGCGGTGGTCGCGGGCACCAAGGTCCAGGGCCGCCACTACCTGAAGTTCACCCTGCTCAACCCCGAGACGACGACCGAAGACATCGCCGCCGTCCTCGACCTGATCGCCGGCCACGCCGAGCAGTACCTGGGAGAGTCCCTTGACCGCGCGTCCTGA
- a CDS encoding siderophore-interacting protein has translation MTTAVAAPFRFFSLQVVRTLRLGPSLVRVTFGGDELREFCSDGCDQSLSLFIPAEGRTEPRVPIELGDGWWQAWRELPDDVRAVMRSYTLRALRRDALGRTTEIDIDFVLHGVEPGATTPAGPASRWAARAAAGDRVLLLGPAIADNRAIRFRPPQGTDLTLIWGDETAVPAVSSIVESLPAGTRARVWLEVQHAADIQDLVTEADAEITWFVRDQEGAEGSPMALGTLREAQLPAAERPYVWIAGESSCVKQLRRHFVGERGIDRRSVTFVGYWRQGMTEEQLRAAE, from the coding sequence ATGACCACCGCCGTCGCCGCACCGTTCCGCTTCTTCTCTCTCCAGGTCGTAAGAACGCTGCGGCTCGGGCCGTCTCTCGTCCGGGTCACCTTCGGTGGGGACGAGCTGCGGGAGTTCTGCTCCGACGGGTGCGACCAGTCGCTGTCGCTCTTCATCCCCGCCGAGGGGCGGACCGAGCCCCGTGTTCCGATCGAGCTCGGCGACGGCTGGTGGCAGGCGTGGCGTGAACTCCCTGATGACGTACGGGCCGTGATGCGGTCGTACACGCTCCGCGCGCTGCGGCGCGACGCCCTTGGGCGTACCACCGAGATCGACATCGACTTCGTGCTGCACGGCGTGGAGCCCGGCGCCACCACGCCGGCCGGACCCGCCTCCCGCTGGGCCGCGCGGGCCGCCGCCGGGGACCGAGTCCTCCTCCTCGGCCCCGCCATCGCCGACAACCGTGCCATCCGGTTCCGGCCGCCGCAGGGCACCGACCTCACCCTCATCTGGGGCGACGAGACCGCCGTACCCGCCGTCTCCTCGATCGTCGAGTCCCTGCCGGCCGGCACCCGTGCCCGGGTGTGGCTGGAGGTGCAGCACGCCGCCGACATCCAGGACCTGGTGACCGAGGCGGACGCCGAGATCACCTGGTTCGTCAGGGATCAGGAGGGTGCCGAGGGGTCCCCCATGGCCCTCGGCACCCTCCGCGAGGCCCAACTCCCGGCCGCCGAGCGCCCGTACGTGTGGATCGCGGGCGAGTCGAGCTGTGTGAAGCAGTTGCGCCGGCACTTCGTCGGCGAGCGCGGTATCGACCGCCGGAGCGTCACCTTCGTCGGGTACTGGCGGCAAGGGATGACCGAGGAACAGCTCCGCGCCGCCGAGTAG
- a CDS encoding ABC transporter substrate-binding protein: MPNARVTHLTRRGILAAGGALGLGAVLAACGDDDAKSGGSGEETAAAEKSGPWTFKDDRGTEVKLDKIPANIVAFTGVAAALFDYGISVKGVFGPTKTTDGKADVQAGDMDISKVEILGNVWDQFNVEKYAALAPDVLITTMFDDAGTLWYVPAASKDKIAKLAPSVGISVYDRQITEPLQRMWELAESLGADMSAATVTDAKKKFEAAATRLRAAAKAKPNIKVMAGSASQDIFYVSGTNLSIDLEYFKALGVNFVEPSEKSKAEGGGWYESLSWENVDKYKADIIMMDDRSSTIQPADITEATWKKLPAVKAGQVISRSPEPILSYDKCTPLLETLAEALENAKKVS; this comes from the coding sequence ATGCCCAACGCCAGAGTCACTCACCTCACCCGCCGCGGCATCCTCGCCGCGGGCGGCGCCCTCGGCCTCGGTGCCGTGCTCGCGGCCTGCGGTGACGACGACGCGAAAAGCGGTGGCTCTGGCGAGGAGACCGCCGCCGCGGAGAAGTCCGGTCCCTGGACGTTCAAGGACGACCGCGGCACCGAGGTCAAGCTCGACAAGATCCCCGCGAACATCGTCGCCTTCACCGGCGTCGCCGCCGCGCTTTTCGACTACGGCATCTCCGTGAAGGGCGTCTTCGGCCCGACCAAGACCACCGACGGCAAGGCCGACGTCCAGGCCGGCGACATGGACATCTCCAAGGTCGAGATCCTCGGCAACGTCTGGGACCAGTTCAACGTCGAGAAGTACGCCGCCCTCGCCCCGGACGTCCTCATCACCACGATGTTCGACGACGCCGGCACCCTCTGGTACGTCCCCGCCGCCTCCAAGGACAAGATCGCCAAGCTCGCCCCGAGCGTCGGCATCTCCGTCTACGACCGCCAGATCACCGAGCCGTTGCAGCGCATGTGGGAGCTTGCCGAGTCCCTCGGCGCCGACATGAGCGCCGCCACCGTCACCGACGCCAAGAAGAAGTTCGAGGCCGCCGCGACCCGGCTGCGCGCCGCCGCGAAGGCGAAGCCGAACATCAAGGTGATGGCCGGTTCCGCCAGCCAGGACATCTTCTACGTCTCCGGCACCAACCTCTCCATCGACCTGGAGTACTTCAAGGCCCTCGGCGTGAACTTCGTCGAGCCCTCCGAGAAGTCCAAGGCCGAGGGTGGCGGCTGGTACGAGTCGCTGAGCTGGGAGAACGTCGACAAGTACAAGGCCGACATCATCATGATGGACGACCGGTCGTCGACCATTCAGCCGGCCGACATCACCGAGGCGACCTGGAAGAAGCTGCCCGCGGTGAAGGCGGGGCAGGTCATCTCCCGTTCGCCGGAGCCGATTCTGTCGTACGACAAGTGCACGCCGCTTCTTGAGACGCTCGCCGAGGCGCTTGAGAACGCGAAGAAGGTCAGCTGA